Proteins from one Helicobacter ganmani genomic window:
- the rpiB gene encoding ribose 5-phosphate isomerase B, translating to MKFFIASDHAGFTLKAFVVQTLGEMGHSVEDLGPSDSNRVDYPDFANLLCENVLKNDKSFGILICGSGIGMSIAANRHKGIRAALCNEPYSAAMSRAHNDANVLCLGARVVGEGMVEQILKSFCEGVFEGGRHTCRIGKL from the coding sequence ATGAAATTTTTTATCGCAAGCGACCACGCGGGATTTACATTAAAGGCTTTTGTGGTTCAAACATTAGGGGAAATGGGGCATAGTGTGGAGGATTTGGGACCTAGCGATTCTAATCGCGTGGATTATCCGGATTTTGCTAATCTCTTATGTGAAAATGTTTTGAAAAATGATAAAAGTTTTGGAATTTTGATTTGTGGAAGCGGAATTGGAATGAGTATTGCTGCTAATCGTCATAAAGGTATCCGCGCAGCACTCTGCAATGAGCCTTATAGTGCTGCAATGAGCCGAGCACATAATGACGCAAATGTGCTGTGCTTAGGCGCACGCGTTGTAGGGGAGGGTATGGTAGAACAGATTTTAAAAAGTTTTTGCGAGGGAGTGTTTGAAGGTGGTAGGCATACCTGTCGTATAGGGAAATTATAA
- a CDS encoding site-2 protease family protein encodes MFDLPLSFKIPIMIIALLVAIIGHEIMHGFVALKFGDTTAQDAGRLKINPLLHIDLVGSILLPALLFLVNAPFLFGWAKPVPVRMDRVIYRGGYFGAFAVSIAGVAYNFALAILTALLIYAFNGGILAGFFEYFSNPNFVALLVIYFFLQLLIYNVVLAVFNLIPIPPLDGSNVLAYFGLMFRNDFFARLFERVPPMVGMVVLMIILSTPLSSIISVPVQTIINLLL; translated from the coding sequence ATGTTTGATTTACCGCTTAGCTTTAAGATTCCTATAATGATTATAGCCCTGCTTGTCGCAATTATAGGACACGAGATTATGCACGGCTTTGTTGCGCTCAAATTTGGCGATACAACCGCACAAGACGCGGGAAGGTTGAAAATTAATCCGCTGCTACATATAGATTTAGTGGGTTCTATCTTGTTGCCTGCTTTGTTGTTCCTTGTGAATGCGCCTTTTTTGTTTGGTTGGGCGAAACCTGTGCCTGTGCGAATGGACCGCGTGATTTATAGAGGAGGATATTTTGGGGCTTTTGCGGTTTCTATCGCAGGTGTGGCGTATAATTTTGCCTTAGCGATTCTAACCGCTCTTTTGATTTATGCCTTTAATGGTGGAATCTTAGCGGGATTTTTTGAATATTTTTCTAATCCAAATTTTGTTGCCCTGCTTGTGATTTATTTTTTCTTACAATTATTGATTTATAATGTTGTTTTGGCTGTATTTAACCTAATCCCAATTCCGCCCTTAGATGGCTCAAATGTGCTTGCTTATTTTGGATTGATGTTTCGGAATGATTTTTTTGCAAGATTGTTTGAGAGAGTGCCGCCAATGGTGGGTATGGTGGTGTTAATGATTATCTTAAGCACACCTTTATCTAGTATAATTTCTGTGCCTGTGCAGACAATTATAAACTTGCTATTATAG
- the lepB gene encoding signal peptidase I translates to MKKIFIKLYAFVNSWVGTIIIVLGIIFFVAQAFVIPSGSMLNTMLIGDNLFVKKFAYGIPTPTIPWIELKVLPDFRGNGHLFEGERPKRGDIVIFRYPHSPKIHYVKRNVAVGGDEVLYTQKGLWVHFGSDSIYQDEAAQTLQFRGKTFYYDPYLATHSGVQYLDVFPDAFTQLEILSQQGESLGMERVQLSNGELAFFARVQEEEFFMMGDNRNNSNDSRFWGAVSYKYVIGKPWFVYFSWDDNFKIRWERIGRSIESLEKQIQNSKTIESQNAEM, encoded by the coding sequence ATGAAAAAAATCTTTATCAAACTTTATGCGTTTGTCAATAGCTGGGTGGGGACGATTATTATTGTGCTAGGCATTATCTTTTTTGTTGCGCAAGCCTTTGTGATTCCAAGCGGAAGTATGCTAAATACGATGTTGATTGGTGATAATTTGTTTGTCAAAAAGTTTGCGTATGGAATCCCAACACCCACGATTCCGTGGATTGAATTAAAAGTTTTGCCCGATTTTAGGGGTAATGGACACTTGTTTGAGGGAGAGCGTCCCAAACGTGGAGATATTGTCATCTTTCGTTACCCCCATTCTCCCAAAATCCATTATGTCAAGCGCAATGTTGCTGTAGGTGGCGATGAGGTGCTTTATACACAAAAAGGGCTTTGGGTGCATTTCGGTAGCGATTCTATTTATCAAGACGAGGCGGCACAAACTTTGCAGTTTAGAGGCAAAACCTTTTACTATGACCCTTATTTGGCTACACATTCTGGCGTGCAATACTTAGATGTGTTTCCTGATGCCTTTACTCAATTAGAGATTCTATCCCAACAAGGCGAGTCGCTTGGTATGGAAAGAGTGCAGTTGTCCAATGGCGAGCTTGCGTTTTTTGCACGAGTGCAAGAAGAGGAATTCTTTATGATGGGAGATAATCGCAACAATTCTAATGATTCGCGTTTTTGGGGCGCGGTGAGCTATAAATATGTGATTGGCAAGCCTTGGTTTGTTTATTTTAGCTGGGATGATAACTTTAAGATTCGTTGGGAACGCATTGGCAGAAGCATAGAATCCCTAGAAAAACAAATACAAAATTCCAAAACCATAGAATCGCAAAATGCTGAAATGTAA